In one window of Equus asinus isolate D_3611 breed Donkey chromosome 16, EquAss-T2T_v2, whole genome shotgun sequence DNA:
- the LMO4 gene encoding LIM domain transcription factor LMO4, with the protein MVNPGSSSQPPPVTAGSLSWKRCAGCGGKIADRFLLYAMDSYWHSRCLKCSCCQAQLGDIGTSCYTKSGMILCRNDYIRLFGNSGACSACGQSIPASELVMRAQGNVYHLKCFTCSTCRNRLVPGDRFHYINGSLFCEHDRPTALINGHLNSLQSNPLLPDQKVC; encoded by the exons ATGGTGAATCCGGGCAGCAGCTCACAGCCGCCCCCGGTGACGGCCGGCTCCCTCTCCTGGAAGCGGTGCGCAGGCTGCGGGGGCAAGATTGCGGACCGCTTTCTGCTCTATGCCATGGACAGCTACTGGCACAGCCGGTGCCTCAAGTGCTCCTGCTGCCAGGCGCAGCTGGGCGACATCGGCACGTCCTGTTACACCAAGAGCGGCATGATCCTTTGCAGAAATGACTACATTAG GTTATTTGGGAACAGTGGTGCTTGTAGTGCTTGTGGACAGTCCATTCCTGCGAGCGAACTCGTCATGAGGGCCCAAGGCAACGTGTATCATCTTAAG TGTTTTACATGCTCTACCTGCCGGAATCGCCTGGTCCCGGGAGATCGGTTTCACTACATCAATGGCAGTTTATTTTGTGAACATGATAGACCTACAGCTCTCATCAATGGCCATTTGAATTCACTTCAGAGCAATCCACTACTGCCAGACCAGAAG GTCTGCTAA